A window of the candidate division KSB1 bacterium genome harbors these coding sequences:
- a CDS encoding LamG-like jellyroll fold domain-containing protein: MYKLIVYLLILLISSLTAADLNIIDFGAKSGQYTDNTRAVQSAIDVCHEQGGGTVIFPSGLFRTGSIELKSHVSVFLSNGTVWKGIPDPDLYPELDHGAITRMSQTTQKAMIYSIDAEHIHIHGNGMIYPGGDDNVFQDQITDSKMRPYGLFFIRCRDVSISGIHMQNSAFWMQRYLECDRVRLSGLTIYNHSNLNNDGLDIDGCHDVRISDCHIDASDDALCLKAEGHRGVRDVVISNCILSSHATAFKLGTGSVGGFQRITLDNCIIRPSKAAKMHHVLESWRGLAGIELLSVDGGDLQDVHISNVLIDSVETPIHIKLGNRHDRVPLSAPAPDPGLISDISLQHIRIRDAGLISSAITGYPEHPVRRIQFHDITIQSEGGGAGDDTLLNVPEVSSSYPMNRIYGVNLPAFGFYFRHVKDIQFSDIHFSLLSDDERPAVVLDDVHSADFTGIHSSRLDAPPVLRVHNSTDITVSADSLWSLMDLIRVSGDRSTQFRFPGHDFNFDELLIPPENLKAEPVPGNPPGIQITWTPPAVRDAGLFRTLIKRDGEPLAHSRDSSWFDASADQARLYVYSIATVGPGGGISKTRQARITGLGDTTPPAVQDIRLVDPQHVMLEFSEPVDTLSFTDQGTSIQPDIEIKSIQFQEGGRTALIGMGTIEPQTDYTLHVNRLSDRSPDGNTVQDLKLTFRDQPVTGYWSFDTIRDGAIVSEKCTCRVYHARQVQGIKQSALYFNGENAYVECPCPDTFNLSGDMAVSVWVKLEDPDLSSFTRVLSKKPRWDDSTGYELEINPHIDKINFCGGSRNEREQGEIRYNLDSNWHHLLAEKRGSAISFYIDNQWFATDSFAVDAAPNSVPLIIGSNPSLYAFFKGALDELILFNRALSPAERDKLYQREYWFKP; the protein is encoded by the coding sequence ATGTACAAATTAATCGTTTATTTGTTGATCCTGCTCATCTCTTCTCTTACCGCTGCAGACCTGAACATCATTGATTTTGGAGCCAAATCCGGTCAATATACGGACAATACGCGTGCCGTACAGTCCGCTATTGACGTCTGTCATGAACAGGGCGGCGGAACGGTGATCTTTCCATCCGGCCTGTTCCGCACCGGTTCTATTGAGTTGAAAAGTCATGTCAGTGTTTTTTTGAGCAATGGAACGGTCTGGAAAGGCATTCCTGATCCTGATTTGTATCCGGAACTCGACCATGGCGCAATCACGCGGATGAGCCAGACTACGCAAAAGGCTATGATTTATTCAATCGATGCAGAACATATTCATATCCACGGAAACGGAATGATCTATCCAGGAGGCGATGACAATGTCTTCCAGGATCAAATTACTGACAGCAAAATGCGTCCTTACGGCTTGTTTTTTATACGCTGCAGGGATGTGAGTATATCCGGCATCCACATGCAGAATTCGGCGTTTTGGATGCAGCGTTATCTGGAATGTGACCGGGTGCGGTTATCCGGCTTGACGATATACAATCACAGTAATCTGAACAATGACGGCCTGGATATCGACGGTTGCCATGATGTGCGTATATCGGATTGCCACATTGATGCCAGTGACGATGCTCTGTGCCTGAAAGCCGAAGGCCACCGCGGTGTGCGCGATGTGGTGATCAGTAACTGTATTCTGAGTTCGCACGCCACAGCGTTCAAGCTCGGCACCGGTTCTGTGGGCGGATTCCAGCGCATTACTCTGGATAACTGCATTATCCGTCCCTCAAAAGCGGCCAAAATGCATCATGTTTTGGAGAGTTGGCGCGGTCTGGCCGGAATCGAATTGTTAAGTGTGGACGGCGGCGATTTGCAGGATGTGCATATCAGCAATGTGCTGATTGACAGTGTCGAAACGCCGATCCACATCAAGCTGGGCAACCGGCATGACCGAGTGCCCCTAAGCGCTCCGGCGCCGGACCCGGGTTTAATCTCTGATATTTCCCTGCAGCACATCCGCATTCGCGATGCAGGGCTTATCAGCAGCGCCATCACCGGCTATCCTGAGCATCCGGTTAGACGAATCCAGTTTCATGATATTACCATTCAATCCGAGGGTGGGGGAGCCGGGGATGATACGCTGCTAAACGTGCCCGAGGTTTCATCCAGCTATCCCATGAATCGCATATACGGTGTAAACCTCCCGGCGTTCGGCTTTTATTTTCGGCATGTAAAGGATATTCAATTTTCTGATATCCATTTCAGTCTCTTGTCCGATGATGAGCGGCCGGCTGTGGTTTTGGATGATGTGCATTCCGCTGATTTTACCGGCATCCACTCATCCCGACTGGATGCTCCGCCGGTGCTGCGTGTTCATAATTCTACTGATATCACTGTAAGCGCCGATTCGTTGTGGTCCTTGATGGATTTGATCCGGGTCAGCGGTGACAGATCGACGCAGTTTCGCTTTCCGGGACATGATTTTAATTTTGATGAGCTGTTGATACCGCCTGAGAACCTCAAGGCGGAACCGGTACCCGGCAATCCTCCGGGTATTCAGATCACCTGGACCCCTCCGGCTGTCCGGGACGCGGGATTGTTCCGTACCCTGATAAAACGCGACGGCGAACCGCTTGCCCATAGTCGGGATTCTTCCTGGTTCGATGCCTCGGCGGATCAGGCCAGACTCTACGTATACAGCATTGCCACGGTCGGTCCTGGCGGCGGGATTTCCAAAACCAGACAGGCACGGATCACCGGTCTCGGTGACACAACCCCGCCGGCTGTGCAGGATATTCGACTGGTGGACCCGCAGCACGTGATGCTCGAGTTTTCCGAGCCGGTCGATACGCTATCCTTTACCGATCAAGGTACAAGTATCCAGCCGGATATAGAAATTAAATCGATCCAATTTCAGGAAGGCGGTCGTACGGCATTGATCGGCATGGGGACGATTGAACCGCAAACTGATTATACTTTGCATGTCAACCGCCTGTCGGATCGTTCGCCGGACGGAAATACGGTTCAGGATTTAAAGCTGACATTCCGGGATCAGCCGGTCACCGGGTACTGGTCATTCGATACCATTCGTGATGGCGCCATTGTTTCTGAGAAATGTACATGCCGGGTTTACCATGCACGCCAGGTGCAGGGAATAAAACAATCCGCCTTGTATTTTAACGGTGAAAACGCCTATGTGGAATGTCCCTGCCCGGACACTTTTAATCTCAGCGGTGATATGGCCGTCTCCGTATGGGTCAAGTTGGAGGATCCCGATCTGTCGAGTTTTACCCGGGTGTTGAGCAAAAAGCCGAGATGGGATGACAGTACCGGATACGAACTGGAGATCAATCCGCATATTGACAAGATAAATTTCTGCGGCGGCAGCCGCAATGAGCGGGAACAGGGTGAAATTCGTTACAATCTGGATTCGAACTGGCATCATTTGCTGGCGGAAAAACGCGGCTCTGCGATTTCTTTTTATATTGATAATCAATGGTTTGCCACGGACAGTTTTGCTGTGGATGCGGCGCCCAATTCGGTTCCGCTGATTATCGGTTCGAATCCCTCACTGTATGCCTTTTTCAAGGGCGCCCTTGATGAACTGATCCTTTTCAATCGTGCCCTGTCCCCGGCAGAGCGCGACAAGCTGTATCAACGTGAATACTGGTTCAAACCATGA
- a CDS encoding glycoside hydrolase family 5 protein, whose translation MITACSQEPTFVREHGQLVVDGTKLTDENGDTLVLRGMSFGWSNWWPQFWNADVVSKLVNDWNCTVIRAAMGVEHEDGYLERPQVSDSLVRQVVDACLKEGVYVIIDWHDHNAVEHVQEAKTFFTDMAETYGQYPNIIYEIYNEPDNESWEAVKAYSDTLIRTIRDYDPLNIILVGSPHWDQDVHVAADDPLTGYSNIMYTLHFYAKTHKQWLCDRGDYALKQGLPLFVSEYGGSEASGDGGLDLESWRLWVDWMETNQISWVKWSIADKQETCSALLPGANARGNWTEADLDTSGLLAKKLIRNLNRGSKQDWRNILKKPVDK comes from the coding sequence ATGATCACAGCATGCAGTCAGGAACCCACTTTTGTGCGCGAGCACGGACAACTCGTGGTGGACGGGACGAAACTCACAGATGAAAACGGCGATACCCTGGTGCTGCGCGGCATGAGTTTCGGCTGGTCCAACTGGTGGCCGCAGTTCTGGAATGCGGATGTGGTCTCCAAGCTGGTCAATGACTGGAATTGTACGGTGATCCGCGCGGCCATGGGAGTGGAACATGAGGACGGCTATCTGGAACGGCCGCAGGTTTCCGATTCCCTGGTGCGCCAAGTGGTGGACGCCTGTCTCAAAGAGGGCGTATATGTGATTATCGACTGGCATGATCACAATGCGGTTGAACACGTGCAGGAAGCCAAAACGTTTTTCACGGATATGGCGGAGACCTATGGACAATATCCGAACATTATTTATGAAATCTATAATGAACCCGATAATGAATCCTGGGAAGCGGTCAAAGCCTATTCCGATACTCTGATCCGGACCATCCGGGACTATGACCCGTTGAATATTATTCTGGTGGGCAGTCCGCACTGGGATCAGGACGTGCATGTTGCGGCGGATGATCCGCTTACCGGTTATTCGAACATCATGTACACCCTGCATTTTTACGCGAAAACTCACAAACAATGGCTGTGTGACCGCGGTGATTACGCTTTGAAACAGGGCCTGCCGCTGTTTGTGTCCGAATACGGCGGTTCCGAAGCGTCCGGTGACGGCGGCCTGGATCTGGAATCCTGGCGATTGTGGGTGGACTGGATGGAAACCAATCAGATTAGCTGGGTGAAATGGTCAATTGCCGATAAACAGGAAACCTGTTCGGCGCTGCTGCCTGGAGCGAATGCCCGCGGCAACTGGACCGAGGCGGATCTGGATACGTCCGGACTCTTGGCCAAAAAATTGATTCGGAATCTGAATCGTGGTTCCAAACAGGATTGGCGGAACATTCTTAAAAAACCGGTGGACAAATAA
- a CDS encoding zinc-binding alcohol dehydrogenase: MQCRTVKATKINTVEFVKEAFEESIQSPTEVILKNRFSHISAGTELACLAGLESWFEIPGVPGYTAIGEIIEKGEAVDQFNVGDGVYTMGPHQEYYKIDITDRWHGLCVPVPDGLDEDVAAFTHMAGIAMTSLRASSIELGDTVLVTGLGVIGNLAAQLAQLQGARVIAVDLVDHRLDVAKACGIQQVYNSKKEDIPALINKLTDAAGVNAFIDATGVSPVIEQYAGTVAFNGELILLGSPRQPYQTDLTQVLQKVHLLPHSLTMKGALEFTFPTQNDEFVKHSIERNSRIIMELMRRDELKIKPFYTHKLHPSEAQNAYDGLANDKDTYMGVVFDWLNL; encoded by the coding sequence ATGCAATGCAGAACTGTCAAAGCAACTAAAATCAATACGGTCGAATTTGTCAAAGAGGCCTTTGAAGAATCAATACAGTCTCCCACTGAGGTGATTTTAAAAAACCGATTCTCACATATCAGCGCCGGAACCGAACTGGCCTGTTTGGCCGGTCTGGAAAGCTGGTTCGAGATTCCGGGCGTTCCCGGATACACCGCCATCGGCGAGATTATTGAAAAAGGCGAGGCCGTGGATCAATTCAATGTGGGTGATGGGGTCTATACCATGGGACCGCATCAGGAATATTACAAAATTGATATCACCGACCGCTGGCATGGTCTGTGTGTGCCGGTGCCGGATGGGCTGGATGAAGATGTGGCGGCATTTACGCATATGGCGGGAATTGCCATGACGTCACTGCGGGCTTCTTCCATTGAACTCGGGGATACGGTGTTGGTCACGGGACTGGGTGTGATCGGTAACCTGGCGGCGCAACTGGCGCAACTGCAAGGTGCGCGGGTGATCGCCGTTGATCTGGTGGATCACCGGCTGGATGTGGCAAAAGCTTGCGGTATCCAACAGGTCTACAATTCGAAAAAAGAAGACATTCCCGCACTGATCAACAAATTGACAGACGCCGCCGGTGTGAATGCATTTATTGACGCCACCGGTGTGTCTCCGGTCATTGAACAGTATGCCGGAACCGTGGCGTTCAACGGCGAACTGATTCTACTGGGCAGCCCCCGGCAACCTTATCAAACGGATTTGACCCAGGTGCTGCAGAAAGTACACCTGCTGCCTCATTCTTTAACTATGAAGGGTGCGCTGGAATTTACGTTCCCGACGCAAAACGATGAATTTGTCAAGCATTCCATTGAACGCAATTCGCGAATTATCATGGAGCTGATGCGCCGTGATGAATTAAAGATCAAACCCTTTTACACCCACAAGCTGCATCCGTCCGAGGCGCAAAACGCCTACGATGGACTGGCCAATGACAAAGACACGTACATGGGTGTGGTGTTTGACTGGTTGAATCTGTAA
- a CDS encoding sulfatase-like hydrolase/transferase codes for MNSVSRRQFIKQSGLALTAAAVLGCSSRQAQPGQPNILCITCEDISPYLHCYGDGIALTPHLDQLAAEGVKFNNVFGNAGVCAPCRATLITGLYHNSFGANHMRVTQQYQGLPKYEAVPPPEVKCYPEFMRAAGYFCTNNVKTDYQFKAPVTAWDENSNRAHWRHAPQGKPFFSIFNLMTTHESQVWDRANDPVVIRADQVVVPPYYPATYHVRRDMARVYSNIRVMDREVGELIKEVKEAGLWDNTMVIFYSDHGGPLPRGKREIYDSGLKVPMIIRFPDKRYAGSEVDDMISFVDIPPTILSLTGIKPPDYMHGQAFWGTYKAEPRRYIYAARDRMDEQVDMRRAVRDRRFKYIKNFHPEIPCYLDISFRKKLAGMRELLRLRDAGSLNEEQMIWFRRTKAPEELYDIQQDPHELNNLADDPAYADDLRRLRQECKDWMQRIDDKGFMTEKELVYSMWPGGVQPETQAPVITVADGQVRITCPTRGASIGYQINGTGYTKEHWFLYTGSFRINPGDTIRCVAHRIGYQPSPVIDKTV; via the coding sequence ATGAATTCTGTTTCCAGACGTCAATTTATCAAACAAAGCGGCCTGGCTTTGACTGCCGCAGCTGTGCTCGGCTGCAGCAGCCGTCAGGCACAACCGGGGCAGCCGAATATTCTCTGTATCACCTGCGAAGATATCAGTCCCTATTTGCACTGTTACGGCGATGGTATCGCTCTGACCCCGCATCTGGATCAACTGGCGGCCGAGGGTGTCAAATTCAATAATGTATTTGGCAATGCCGGGGTGTGCGCGCCCTGCCGCGCGACCTTGATCACGGGATTGTATCACAACAGTTTCGGCGCCAATCATATGCGGGTGACCCAGCAGTATCAGGGACTGCCGAAATACGAAGCGGTGCCACCGCCGGAGGTCAAGTGTTATCCCGAATTTATGCGCGCTGCCGGTTATTTCTGCACCAATAATGTAAAAACGGATTATCAGTTTAAAGCGCCGGTTACAGCCTGGGATGAAAACAGCAACCGGGCACACTGGCGTCACGCGCCGCAGGGTAAGCCATTCTTTTCAATATTCAATTTAATGACCACGCATGAATCCCAGGTCTGGGACCGGGCCAATGACCCGGTGGTTATTCGAGCCGATCAGGTGGTTGTGCCGCCCTATTATCCCGCCACATATCATGTGCGCCGGGATATGGCGCGCGTGTACAGCAATATTCGGGTCATGGACCGGGAAGTGGGTGAGCTGATTAAGGAGGTCAAGGAAGCGGGATTGTGGGACAATACGATGGTCATTTTCTACTCGGACCACGGCGGTCCGCTGCCGCGCGGCAAACGCGAGATTTACGATTCGGGTCTCAAAGTACCCATGATCATCCGTTTTCCGGACAAACGCTACGCCGGGTCCGAGGTGGATGACATGATCAGTTTTGTTGATATTCCACCCACCATTTTATCGCTGACCGGTATCAAACCGCCGGATTATATGCACGGTCAGGCCTTTTGGGGTACATACAAAGCTGAACCGCGGCGGTATATTTACGCGGCGCGCGATCGCATGGATGAACAGGTTGATATGCGCCGGGCGGTGCGCGACCGGCGTTTTAAATACATCAAAAATTTTCATCCCGAAATTCCCTGCTATCTGGATATCTCGTTTCGAAAAAAATTGGCCGGCATGCGCGAACTGTTGCGGCTGCGTGATGCGGGTTCACTGAATGAAGAGCAGATGATCTGGTTCCGCAGGACCAAAGCGCCGGAAGAATTGTATGACATCCAGCAGGATCCGCACGAGCTGAACAATCTGGCGGATGATCCGGCCTATGCGGATGACCTCAGGCGTCTGCGACAGGAATGTAAAGACTGGATGCAGCGCATTGACGACAAGGGATTTATGACGGAAAAAGAGCTGGTCTATTCCATGTGGCCGGGCGGCGTGCAGCCGGAAACCCAAGCGCCTGTAATTACCGTTGCTGACGGTCAAGTGCGCATCACCTGCCCGACTCGAGGCGCCTCGATCGGCTACCAGATCAACGGCACAGGCTATACCAAGGAACACTGGTTTTTGTATACCGGTTCGTTTCGGATCAACCCGGGCGATACCATCCGCTGTGTGGCGCACCGTATCGGTTATCAACCCAGCCCGGTTATTGATAAAACGGTTTAA
- a CDS encoding sulfatase: MDRRMFLKSIMTAVPAVALPLQATPRRPNIIMILVDDLGWTDLGCFGSDLYKTPNIDRMARDGVRFSDAYAACTVCSPTRASLMTGKYPARLHITDWIAGHSFQNAKLLPPDWTLQLPLEETTIAEALKNEGYSTVHIGKWHLGNEPYYPEHQGFDINKGGYHKGQPPSYFSPYQHKNSPETHIPSLEPGPAGEYLTDREAEEACGFIEKHRDEPFYINLAHYAVHIPLQAKPDRVDAYEKKIETGMKHRNPVYAAMVESVDQSLGQIRDKLDELGLLDNTVILFTGDNGGLTYRRWLHGSVTDNSPLRAGKGSAYEGGVRVPTFIWRMNMAAKGAVCPEPVISPDFYPTLLSLARGQESVHLPEEIDGTSLVPLLRRPDQQLERKAVYWHYPHYHPGGATPHSAIRARDYKLIKFYETGQTELYHIAEDIGETTDLSGQMPEKTRELHAMLNTWLKTVDAQMPRVNPAYHTSG; encoded by the coding sequence ATGGATCGACGCATGTTCCTGAAATCTATCATGACTGCTGTGCCCGCCGTAGCTCTGCCGCTTCAAGCGACGCCGCGCAGGCCGAATATTATCATGATCCTGGTGGATGATCTGGGCTGGACGGATCTCGGCTGTTTCGGCAGTGATTTGTATAAAACCCCGAATATTGACCGCATGGCGCGCGACGGTGTGCGCTTTTCCGATGCGTATGCCGCATGCACGGTGTGTTCACCCACGCGCGCCTCATTGATGACCGGCAAGTATCCGGCGCGTCTGCATATCACCGACTGGATCGCCGGGCACTCTTTTCAGAATGCCAAACTGCTGCCGCCGGACTGGACCCTGCAGCTGCCGCTTGAGGAAACCACGATCGCCGAGGCGCTCAAAAATGAGGGATACAGCACCGTTCACATCGGTAAATGGCATCTGGGAAATGAACCGTACTATCCGGAGCATCAGGGCTTTGATATCAACAAGGGAGGATATCACAAGGGGCAGCCGCCGTCCTATTTTTCGCCGTATCAGCATAAAAACAGCCCGGAAACGCATATTCCATCCCTTGAGCCGGGTCCTGCAGGCGAATATTTAACCGACCGGGAGGCGGAAGAGGCTTGCGGGTTTATTGAAAAGCATCGGGATGAACCGTTTTATATTAATCTGGCGCATTATGCCGTGCACATCCCTCTGCAGGCCAAACCGGACAGGGTTGATGCGTATGAGAAAAAGATTGAAACGGGTATGAAACACCGCAATCCGGTTTATGCAGCCATGGTGGAAAGTGTGGATCAGAGTCTGGGACAGATCCGGGATAAACTGGATGAACTGGGACTGCTGGACAATACGGTTATTCTGTTCACCGGCGATAACGGCGGTCTGACCTATCGGCGCTGGCTGCACGGTTCTGTAACGGACAATTCGCCGTTGCGCGCCGGCAAGGGATCGGCTTACGAAGGCGGTGTGCGCGTGCCGACGTTTATCTGGCGGATGAATATGGCCGCTAAAGGCGCGGTCTGTCCGGAACCGGTGATTAGCCCCGATTTCTACCCCACCCTGTTGAGTCTGGCGCGCGGTCAGGAAAGCGTCCATTTACCGGAGGAGATTGATGGGACGAGTCTGGTGCCTCTGCTCCGGCGCCCTGATCAGCAGCTGGAACGTAAAGCTGTCTACTGGCACTATCCGCATTACCATCCCGGCGGCGCAACGCCGCACAGCGCCATCCGGGCGCGCGATTACAAACTGATCAAATTTTACGAGACCGGTCAAACAGAGCTCTATCACATTGCCGAGGATATCGGCGAAACCACGGACCTGTCCGGACAAATGCCGGAGAAAACGCGTGAACTGCATGCAATGCTGAACACCTGGCTCAAAACAGTGGACGCGCAGATGCCGCGTGTGAATCCGGCGTATCATACCAGCGGATAG
- a CDS encoding FISUMP domain-containing protein: protein MKRIVLLVLVFLIAGCGRQPDPTFDNSVVMRKAEPLTDPRDGRTYQTVRIGTQVWMAENLNYGVAVEDCEQSDNSIAEKTFYNNDPDAEQAYGALYTWNEAMQWTQQQGAQGVCPPGWHVPTREDWAYAAQRARCRFIRTKTQSIKNRFHFLGRKQCDRIHSHLVRGGLS, encoded by the coding sequence ATGAAAAGAATTGTATTGCTTGTACTCGTATTTCTGATCGCCGGCTGCGGTCGGCAACCCGATCCAACTTTCGATAACTCTGTGGTCATGCGTAAGGCTGAACCGCTGACTGATCCGCGTGACGGCCGAACGTATCAGACCGTACGCATTGGTACTCAGGTCTGGATGGCGGAAAATTTGAATTATGGTGTTGCGGTTGAGGACTGTGAACAATCGGATAACAGTATTGCGGAAAAGACATTTTATAACAATGATCCGGATGCAGAACAGGCTTACGGCGCGCTGTATACCTGGAACGAAGCCATGCAGTGGACGCAACAGCAGGGCGCGCAGGGGGTGTGCCCGCCGGGCTGGCATGTGCCCACACGTGAGGATTGGGCATATGCTGCGCAGCGTGCTCGGTGCCGATTCATCCGGACAAAAACTCAAAGCATCAAAAACCGATTCCATTTCCTGGGACGGAAACAATGTGACCGGATTCACAGCCATCTCGTCCGGGGTGGCCTATCGTGA
- a CDS encoding Gfo/Idh/MocA family oxidoreductase — protein MSAKKTIGIIGAGMIGDVHIENIRRDGRAEVTWIATRTRETLDKKKKKYGIENATTDYKDMLNDDSLDAVIIASPPFTHRDMVRACLSAGKHLLLEKPIAANWQDVQAIIQQVVGHPKQLTLECSCRHARLQPKFKFIKDIIDSGEIGEVYHIHHNALSRGTFIEYNPAGSWALQKEKAGGGAFIDWGVYDLSFHLGLLHDKPQLEQVKSFTRNGLKVYPDPNTQADIEEHGASFLEFDTGLTYYYERGSGVHFEVPNQTRIYGTRGGLQFRILRAGIRRKWKCFIWTKIRMKSRKHWRSRSPRNMTTILP, from the coding sequence ATGAGTGCAAAAAAAACAATCGGCATCATCGGTGCGGGTATGATCGGGGATGTACATATTGAAAATATCCGCCGGGACGGCCGGGCTGAGGTGACCTGGATCGCCACGCGTACGCGCGAAACCCTGGACAAGAAAAAAAAGAAATACGGCATTGAAAACGCCACGACTGATTATAAGGATATGCTGAACGATGATTCGCTGGATGCGGTGATTATCGCGTCACCGCCGTTTACCCATCGGGATATGGTTCGGGCTTGTCTGTCCGCCGGTAAACATTTGTTGCTGGAAAAACCCATCGCCGCCAATTGGCAGGATGTGCAGGCCATTATCCAGCAGGTTGTCGGACATCCCAAACAGTTGACGCTGGAATGTTCCTGCCGTCATGCGCGTCTGCAGCCGAAATTCAAATTTATCAAGGATATCATCGATTCGGGTGAGATCGGCGAGGTGTATCATATTCATCACAACGCATTATCACGCGGTACGTTTATTGAATACAATCCTGCCGGAAGCTGGGCGCTGCAGAAAGAAAAAGCCGGCGGCGGCGCCTTTATTGACTGGGGGGTGTACGATCTGTCCTTTCATCTGGGACTGTTGCATGACAAACCGCAGCTTGAGCAGGTTAAATCGTTCACCCGTAACGGTCTCAAGGTTTATCCTGATCCCAATACCCAGGCGGATATTGAAGAACACGGCGCTTCTTTCCTTGAATTTGACACTGGATTGACGTATTATTATGAACGCGGCAGCGGTGTGCACTTTGAAGTGCCGAATCAAACGCGTATTTACGGCACCCGGGGCGGACTGCAGTTCCGGATTTTGCGAGCTGGGATCCGCCGCAAGTGGAAATGTTTTATCTGGACAAAGATCAGAATGAAAAGCAGAAAACACTGGAGGTCGAGATCCCCGAGGAACATGACGACAATTTTGCCCTGA
- a CDS encoding trehalase family glycosidase, which translates to MVGEGSLSAKDNTLRAELPDTSRVLRLLNPQDAVTHANAVYQPLNGPIAWSSKIDIDFDAVEAMMLKQERLYKNQKAEYGDMAEIWDVIQNAMNWLVVYDPEKDRAVTPVARPWAYGWGGREPGGYILFCWDNFFASYMHAIESKELAYNEAVQMCREIKKLGFVPNFAAPGGLKSRDRSQPPVGSLMVMGVYNRYGEDWFLETVFDDLLTWNRWWSENRDHDGYLCWGSNPFDPVAGDKREGVQNEFKAASNESGLDNTPMYDEVPFDTTEHLLEMADVGLMGLYIADCKVLAHMADILERPKAKQELTERAGRYENKLKTLWDDEFGMFLNKRTDTGELSRRISPTNLYPLIAGAATREQAERMVQEHFYNPDEFWGEWILPSIARNDTGYTGRDYWRGSIWAPMNFLVYLGFQNYDLPQARADLAEKSKALLLKQWREERNVRENYHAETGGDPGARSNPFYHWGALLGMINLIEHGQVGSPMQVFD; encoded by the coding sequence ATGGTCGGCGAGGGAAGTCTTTCCGCCAAAGATAACACATTGCGGGCTGAATTGCCGGATACGTCACGGGTGCTGCGGCTGTTGAATCCGCAAGATGCAGTCACGCATGCCAATGCCGTGTATCAGCCGCTGAACGGCCCGATCGCCTGGAGTTCGAAGATTGATATTGATTTTGATGCTGTAGAAGCGATGATGCTGAAACAGGAACGTTTGTACAAAAATCAAAAAGCCGAATACGGCGACATGGCCGAGATCTGGGATGTGATCCAGAACGCCATGAACTGGCTGGTGGTGTATGATCCGGAAAAAGACCGGGCTGTCACCCCCGTGGCCCGACCCTGGGCTTACGGCTGGGGCGGCCGTGAACCGGGCGGATATATCTTGTTCTGCTGGGATAATTTTTTTGCATCCTATATGCATGCTATTGAAAGCAAAGAACTGGCTTATAACGAAGCCGTGCAGATGTGTCGGGAAATCAAAAAACTCGGATTTGTGCCCAACTTTGCCGCGCCGGGCGGATTGAAAAGCCGCGACCGCTCGCAGCCGCCGGTGGGGTCGCTGATGGTGATGGGTGTTTACAATCGCTACGGCGAGGACTGGTTTCTGGAAACGGTGTTTGATGATCTTTTGACCTGGAACCGCTGGTGGTCGGAGAACCGTGATCACGACGGTTATTTATGCTGGGGGTCGAATCCGTTTGATCCCGTGGCTGGAGACAAGCGGGAAGGTGTGCAAAATGAATTCAAAGCTGCGTCCAACGAGTCGGGGCTGGACAATACACCCATGTACGATGAGGTGCCCTTTGACACAACCGAACATCTGCTGGAAATGGCGGATGTCGGACTGATGGGTTTGTACATAGCTGACTGCAAGGTGCTGGCGCATATGGCGGATATCCTGGAGCGTCCGAAAGCAAAGCAGGAATTAACAGAGCGGGCCGGACGTTATGAAAATAAACTGAAAACCCTCTGGGATGATGAATTCGGCATGTTTCTCAACAAGCGCACGGATACCGGCGAGCTGAGTCGGAGGATTTCTCCGACGAATCTTTATCCACTCATCGCCGGCGCCGCGACCCGGGAACAGGCTGAGCGCATGGTTCAAGAACATTTCTACAATCCGGATGAGTTTTGGGGTGAGTGGATCCTGCCGTCCATTGCCCGCAATGACACCGGCTATACCGGCAGAGATTACTGGCGCGGCAGTATCTGGGCGCCGATGAACTTTCTGGTGTATCTCGGATTCCAGAACTATGACCTGCCGCAGGCGCGGGCCGATCTGGCGGAAAAATCCAAAGCCCTGCTGCTGAAACAATGGCGTGAGGAACGCAACGTGCGCGAAAACTATCACGCTGAAACCGGCGGTGATCCCGGTGCGCGCAGCAATCCCTTTTACCACTGGGGCGCGCTGCTGGGCATGATCAACTTGATTGAACACGGTCAGGTCGGGTCCCCTATGCAGGTTTTTGATTAG